One part of the Streptomyces lydicus genome encodes these proteins:
- a CDS encoding class I SAM-dependent methyltransferase → MTTRTGDGSAGDVDYGAIGAGYSSYRRPDARIARFIAETLGDSRTVLNVGAGAGSYEGALRAVTAVEPSESMRAQRPTRLAPAIDAVAEDLPFADGEFDGAMTLFSVHQWLDVEAGLREMRRVTRGPVVVLTCDPDLVRDFWLYRYAPEVLDTEARRYPPIGQLTAALGGTSTIRTVPIPLDCTDGFNEAYYGRPEMLLDPAARQACSAWSFVDDRVRGHFDETLRHDLDSGAWDEEFGHLRSRPAYEGSLVIVRAVP, encoded by the coding sequence ATGACCACACGAACCGGGGACGGCAGCGCCGGCGACGTCGATTACGGCGCGATCGGCGCTGGATACTCCTCCTACCGCCGGCCGGACGCGCGGATCGCGCGGTTCATCGCCGAGACCCTGGGCGACTCCCGGACGGTACTCAACGTCGGTGCCGGCGCCGGATCGTACGAGGGCGCGCTCCGTGCCGTGACGGCGGTCGAGCCCTCGGAGTCGATGCGCGCCCAGCGACCGACCCGGCTCGCCCCGGCGATCGATGCCGTCGCCGAGGACCTGCCCTTCGCCGACGGGGAGTTCGACGGGGCGATGACGCTGTTCAGCGTGCACCAGTGGCTCGACGTCGAGGCCGGCCTGCGTGAGATGCGGCGCGTGACCCGCGGCCCGGTCGTCGTCCTCACCTGCGATCCCGACCTGGTACGGGACTTCTGGCTGTACCGCTACGCGCCCGAGGTCCTCGACACCGAGGCCCGCCGCTACCCGCCGATCGGGCAGCTGACCGCCGCCCTGGGCGGCACGAGCACGATCCGGACCGTACCCATCCCCCTGGACTGCACCGACGGCTTCAACGAGGCGTATTACGGCCGCCCCGAGATGCTGCTCGACCCGGCGGCTCGGCAGGCGTGCTCGGCGTGGAGTTTCGTCGACGACCGCGTCCGCGGACACTTCGACGAGACCCTGCGCCACGACCTGGACTCCGGCGCCTGGGACGAGGAATTCGGTCACCTGCGCAGCCGGCCGGCGTACGAGGGGTCACTCGTCATCGTCCGCGCGGTCCCGTAA
- a CDS encoding M24 family metallopeptidase, with amino-acid sequence MTDQTPDVPEARRAEGLIAAQEKALALFAEVEKRGLVAPGLGERAVSDRIRDLANDMFGTTKHWHKRIIRSGPNTLRPYQDNPPDRVIGPEDVAFADFGPIFEEYEADFGRTYVFGDDPHKQRLLQDLPRLFDAGRAFFATRPDITGRQLYAEVERLAAAAGWAIGTWHTGHLVGEFPHERNDGAKAESYITPENDTPLRRTDRVGRTCHWILELHLVDRERGFGGFYEQLLDLA; translated from the coding sequence ATGACGGACCAGACACCGGATGTGCCGGAAGCCCGGCGAGCCGAGGGGCTGATTGCGGCTCAGGAAAAGGCCCTCGCGCTGTTCGCCGAAGTGGAGAAGCGCGGGCTGGTGGCGCCCGGCCTCGGCGAACGCGCGGTCAGCGACCGGATTCGCGACCTCGCCAATGACATGTTCGGCACCACCAAGCACTGGCACAAGCGGATCATCCGCTCCGGGCCCAACACCCTCCGCCCCTATCAGGACAATCCCCCGGACCGGGTCATCGGGCCCGAGGATGTCGCCTTCGCCGACTTCGGCCCGATCTTCGAGGAGTACGAGGCGGACTTCGGTCGCACGTACGTCTTCGGCGACGACCCGCACAAGCAGCGCCTCCTCCAGGACCTGCCGCGCCTCTTCGACGCCGGACGCGCCTTCTTCGCCACGCGTCCGGACATCACCGGCCGGCAGCTGTACGCCGAGGTCGAGCGGCTGGCCGCGGCAGCCGGCTGGGCCATCGGGACCTGGCACACCGGCCACCTCGTCGGCGAGTTCCCGCATGAGAGGAACGACGGGGCCAAGGCCGAGTCGTACATCACCCCGGAGAACGACACCCCGCTGCGCCGCACGGACCGCGTGGGCCGCACCTGCCACTGGATCCTCGAACTCCATCTGGTCGACCGGGAACGGGGTTTCGGCGGGTTCTACGAACAGCTGCTCGACCTCGCCTGA
- a CDS encoding CDP-diacylglycerol diphosphatase has protein sequence MTTKENQRTSLAVPPTDLCGDPKDSGEFLWDMAWDCRERQIGAFWLVSRGVKGYLLVATDRIKGIECPDLVSGAYAANNYWQVAHDRAYDWFGQQKWGVVGLGVNAAQHRSHEQLHLHMSGVRPGVKTALDTAYQAGQIAKDVKNWPTNLTTVVGEDQGGNPQARSYRVVHVDSFKTLNLFKALHDSVVVPRNEKMAAQTMTVIEAGANSSGGFYLLNSWDGLPHPPTTPPGIGVCDSLLLCK, from the coding sequence GTGACGACCAAGGAGAACCAGCGCACCAGCCTCGCCGTGCCGCCCACCGACCTCTGCGGAGATCCCAAGGACAGTGGCGAATTTCTCTGGGACATGGCCTGGGACTGCCGGGAAAGGCAGATCGGCGCCTTCTGGCTGGTGTCCCGAGGGGTAAAGGGATATCTGCTGGTCGCCACCGATCGCATCAAGGGCATCGAGTGCCCGGATCTCGTTTCGGGCGCCTACGCGGCGAACAATTACTGGCAGGTCGCGCACGACAGAGCGTACGACTGGTTCGGCCAACAGAAGTGGGGAGTGGTGGGGTTGGGGGTCAATGCGGCCCAGCACCGCTCGCACGAGCAGCTGCACCTCCACATGTCCGGGGTCCGCCCAGGAGTGAAGACCGCGCTCGACACGGCCTATCAGGCGGGCCAGATCGCCAAGGACGTGAAGAATTGGCCCACGAACTTGACCACGGTGGTCGGTGAGGACCAGGGCGGAAATCCGCAAGCGCGGAGCTATCGCGTGGTCCATGTCGACAGCTTCAAGACCCTGAACCTCTTCAAGGCCCTCCACGACAGTGTGGTCGTCCCCCGCAACGAAAAAATGGCCGCCCAGACGATGACCGTCATCGAGGCCGGAGCCAACTCGTCCGGCGGCTTCTACCTCCTGAACAGCTGGGACGGCCTCCCCCACCCTCCGACCACGCCCCCGGGGATCGGGGTCTGCGACAGCCTCCTCCTCTGCAAGTGA
- a CDS encoding MerR family transcriptional regulator: protein MLIGELSRRTGVSERLLRYYERTELIHSERRANGYREYGEHTVLTVRRIRALLAAGLPTRVIRQVLPCAVDEATLRPCPGVLNNLRDQLSVLDRRAADLETARGLLRRTIATTEQAATG from the coding sequence GTGCTGATCGGGGAGCTGTCCCGCCGTACCGGAGTCAGCGAGCGCCTGCTGCGCTACTACGAGCGGACGGAGCTGATCCACAGCGAACGCCGCGCCAACGGCTATCGCGAATACGGCGAGCACACCGTGCTGACGGTCCGGCGCATCCGGGCCCTGCTGGCGGCCGGACTGCCCACCCGTGTCATCCGGCAGGTCCTGCCGTGCGCCGTCGACGAGGCGACGCTGCGCCCCTGCCCCGGGGTGCTCAACAACCTCCGTGACCAGCTGAGCGTCCTCGACCGGCGTGCTGCAGACCTGGAGACGGCGCGCGGCCTGCTGCGCCGGACGATCGCCACCACCGAACAGGCCGCCACAGGCTAG
- a CDS encoding amidohydrolase family protein, with amino-acid sequence MIIDAHSHVHDPIEAHVALLDQAGVDRAVLFGTRAHPERAVDLASLHREMAVLGQALGGRANAIEGFRSAWRELDVALAAWPERFIGFGSVPLDLAPGDIAETVEREVVARGWHGVGELTPPPGRAGLIEPVLRAAADHGRLPVVVHGFAPTTADDLKTLAALAVRYPTVPLVVSQLGGLHWMQAVELVRDTPNMYLELSTANIVFAVRLAIKEIPDRTLFGSDAPYGDPVLTRALVERVTGPGEVRERVLGGTMAALLGLD; translated from the coding sequence TTGATCATTGATGCGCACAGCCATGTGCACGACCCCATCGAGGCACATGTGGCGCTGTTGGACCAGGCCGGGGTGGACCGCGCGGTGCTGTTCGGCACCCGGGCACACCCCGAGCGGGCCGTTGACCTTGCCTCGCTGCACCGGGAGATGGCGGTCCTGGGCCAGGCCCTCGGCGGTCGCGCCAACGCGATCGAGGGGTTCCGCAGCGCGTGGCGGGAGCTGGACGTGGCACTCGCCGCATGGCCGGAAAGGTTCATCGGTTTCGGATCCGTACCGCTGGATCTGGCTCCGGGGGACATCGCCGAGACCGTGGAACGCGAGGTCGTCGCGCGCGGGTGGCACGGGGTCGGGGAGCTGACGCCGCCGCCGGGGCGGGCCGGGCTGATCGAGCCGGTTCTCCGGGCGGCGGCCGATCACGGTCGGCTGCCCGTGGTGGTGCACGGATTCGCGCCGACCACCGCGGACGATCTGAAGACGTTGGCGGCCCTCGCGGTCCGGTACCCGACCGTTCCGCTCGTGGTCAGCCAACTCGGCGGTCTCCACTGGATGCAGGCCGTCGAACTGGTCCGGGACACCCCGAACATGTACCTGGAGCTGTCCACGGCCAACATCGTCTTCGCGGTCCGGCTGGCCATCAAGGAGATCCCGGACCGCACTCTCTTCGGGTCGGACGCACCGTACGGCGATCCGGTCCTCACCCGGGCGTTGGTGGAGCGCGTCACCGGCCCGGGCGAGGTGCGCGAGAGGGTGCTCGGCGGAACGATGGCCGCGCTGCTCGGGCTCGACTGA
- a CDS encoding DUF6355 family natural product biosynthesis protein, with protein sequence MTFRRSPRLPQARLRRGLAAAALAGALVCSMAAPATAATPEKINACGWNEGAGGEHAFYEHCATDTNVWIQVTRWARGKYHRCVGPGRTVLDYDATGAWYDSNYRGGLCSHPGDTGP encoded by the coding sequence GTGACGTTTCGCCGATCACCCCGCCTGCCGCAGGCACGCCTTCGCCGCGGCCTGGCGGCTGCCGCACTGGCCGGCGCCCTGGTCTGTTCGATGGCCGCCCCGGCGACCGCTGCGACTCCGGAGAAGATCAACGCCTGCGGCTGGAACGAGGGCGCCGGCGGTGAGCACGCCTTCTACGAGCACTGCGCCACCGACACCAACGTCTGGATCCAGGTCACACGCTGGGCGCGGGGCAAGTACCACCGCTGCGTCGGGCCGGGCCGTACCGTCCTGGACTACGACGCGACGGGTGCCTGGTACGACAGCAACTACCGCGGCGGCCTCTGCTCCCACCCGGGGGACACGGGCCCCTGA
- a CDS encoding alpha/beta fold hydrolase: MSDLFRLDTGTGQPLVLLHGGFLDHGMWDDQIPALSTRYRVIAPDARGHGQSPNATAPFRHTDDLAELLRHLGTGPAILVGVSMGAGIAVDTALEHPELVSALVVSGAGTSEPYFTDPWTNETLAAWHSAMAAGDLDAAVEAFTLLAVGPHRHLDDLDPQVVGRLRRMTRGTLSKHTADEPNLLLPVPDAWNRIAGIDVPVLALNGAVDSPDHLGMAQRLTRTVANGRAIAIDGTAHYPNMERPDLFNKALEEFLRTAGQGPVSPGWEQRPPR; encoded by the coding sequence ATGAGCGATCTGTTTCGGCTGGACACCGGCACCGGCCAACCTCTTGTCCTGCTGCACGGCGGCTTCCTGGACCACGGGATGTGGGACGACCAGATCCCCGCCCTGTCCACGCGCTATCGCGTCATCGCGCCGGACGCCCGCGGTCACGGGCAGTCCCCCAACGCCACCGCACCCTTCCGCCACACCGACGACCTCGCCGAGCTCCTGCGTCACCTGGGCACCGGCCCGGCGATCCTGGTGGGGGTCTCCATGGGGGCCGGCATCGCGGTCGACACCGCGCTGGAACACCCGGAACTGGTCAGCGCCCTGGTCGTCAGCGGCGCCGGAACCAGCGAGCCGTACTTCACCGACCCCTGGACCAACGAAACCTTGGCCGCATGGCACTCCGCGATGGCCGCCGGCGACCTGGACGCCGCGGTCGAAGCCTTCACCCTCCTCGCCGTGGGCCCGCACCGCCACCTCGACGACCTCGACCCCCAAGTCGTCGGCCGCCTGCGCCGGATGACGCGGGGCACCCTGTCCAAGCACACCGCCGACGAACCCAACCTGCTCCTCCCGGTCCCCGACGCCTGGAATCGCATCGCCGGGATCGACGTGCCGGTGCTGGCCCTCAACGGTGCCGTCGACTCGCCCGACCACCTCGGGATGGCCCAACGCCTCACCCGCACCGTCGCCAACGGCCGGGCGATCGCGATCGACGGCACCGCGCACTACCCCAACATGGAACGCCCGGACCTCTTCAACAAGGCCCTCGAGGAGTTCCTGCGCACCGCAGGTCAGGGGCCCGTGTCCCCCGGGTGGGAGCAGAGGCCGCCGCGGTAG
- a CDS encoding MarR family winged helix-turn-helix transcriptional regulator, producing MSETERALASDELTDRLTEVFDLVGPLYRRTQRKVEHDVAVEGLSVGVRAALSMLREHGPMTVPQMARAQALSRQFVQRMVNDAMTRGLAETAPNPAHKRSVLIRLTDRGLTAITTVIDRERAVLRQVGDDLTDTEVDACLRVLTRLLDLMGDVDVE from the coding sequence GTGAGTGAGACAGAGCGTGCCTTGGCGTCCGACGAGTTGACCGACCGGCTCACCGAGGTGTTCGACCTCGTGGGGCCGCTGTACCGCCGCACCCAGCGCAAGGTGGAGCACGACGTGGCCGTGGAGGGGCTCTCCGTGGGAGTGCGGGCGGCACTGAGCATGCTCCGCGAACACGGACCCATGACCGTCCCTCAGATGGCCCGGGCACAGGCGCTCAGCCGTCAGTTCGTCCAGCGCATGGTCAACGACGCCATGACGCGGGGGCTGGCCGAGACCGCACCCAATCCGGCCCACAAGAGGTCCGTCCTCATCCGGCTGACCGACCGGGGCCTGACCGCCATCACCACCGTGATCGACCGCGAACGCGCCGTGCTGCGCCAGGTCGGCGATGACCTCACGGACACCGAGGTCGACGCCTGTCTGCGGGTCCTCACCCGCCTCCTCGACCTCATGGGCGACGTCGACGTCGAGTGA
- a CDS encoding ABC-F family ATP-binding cassette domain-containing protein: MITVSGVELRAGARLLLSGISFTVSPGDRIGLVGRNGAGKTTLMTALAGHAKPAAGTITHTGEVGFLAQDSRAADPHVTVTDRILSARGLDRALHRLRTAETAMADADGPAALERALSAYARADAAFQAGGGYGAEAEAARVAAGLGLPERVLGEPVGALSGGQRRRVELARILFAGREGTLLLDEPTNHLDADSVSWLRTFLQGHRGGLVVISHDTSLLAAAVNRVFHLDAGRATIDLHNTGWSAYLAQRAADERRRARERASAERKAASLHAQADKMKARSATAVMAKSMARRADRMLAELEPARRAEKVARIRLPEPAPCGRMPLGAVSLAKSYGDHQVLSGVDLAVDRGSRLVILGLNGAGKTTLLRILAGEEQPDSGRVVHGHGLRLGYFAQEHDTLARDRTVRQNLADAAPQLSDGEVRGVLGAFLFSGDDADKPAGVLSGGEKTRLALAGLVHSGANVLLLDEPTNNLDPTSRGEVLAAVGGYPGAIVMVTHDEGAIDALRPDRVLLLPDADEDLWSEDYRDLVALA, encoded by the coding sequence ATGATCACCGTCAGTGGTGTCGAGCTGCGCGCGGGCGCCCGCCTGCTGCTCTCCGGCATCTCCTTCACCGTCTCCCCCGGCGACCGCATCGGCCTGGTGGGCCGCAACGGTGCGGGCAAGACCACCCTCATGACCGCCCTCGCCGGTCACGCCAAGCCTGCCGCCGGCACCATCACGCACACCGGCGAGGTCGGGTTCCTGGCGCAGGACTCCCGCGCCGCCGATCCCCATGTCACCGTCACCGACCGGATCCTCTCCGCCCGCGGCCTGGACCGCGCACTGCACCGGCTGCGTACGGCCGAGACGGCGATGGCCGACGCCGACGGGCCCGCGGCGCTGGAGCGTGCGCTGAGCGCCTACGCCCGCGCCGACGCCGCCTTCCAGGCGGGCGGCGGATACGGCGCCGAGGCCGAAGCGGCCCGGGTGGCCGCCGGGCTCGGGCTGCCCGAGCGGGTGCTGGGCGAGCCGGTGGGCGCCCTGTCCGGCGGGCAGCGGCGCCGCGTCGAACTGGCGCGGATCCTGTTCGCCGGCCGGGAGGGCACCCTGCTGCTGGACGAGCCGACCAACCACCTGGATGCCGACTCCGTCAGCTGGCTGCGCACCTTCCTCCAGGGCCACCGGGGCGGTCTGGTGGTGATCAGCCACGACACGTCGCTGCTGGCCGCCGCCGTCAACCGCGTGTTCCACCTGGACGCCGGCCGGGCCACGATCGACCTCCACAACACCGGCTGGAGCGCGTACCTGGCGCAGCGGGCGGCGGATGAACGGCGCCGCGCCCGCGAGCGGGCGAGCGCCGAGCGCAAGGCCGCCTCCCTGCACGCGCAGGCGGACAAGATGAAGGCCCGGTCGGCGACGGCCGTGATGGCCAAGAGCATGGCGCGGCGCGCCGACCGGATGCTGGCGGAGCTGGAACCGGCCCGGCGGGCGGAGAAGGTCGCCAGGATCCGGCTGCCCGAGCCCGCCCCGTGCGGGCGGATGCCGCTCGGCGCGGTCAGCCTGGCCAAGTCCTACGGCGACCACCAGGTGCTGTCCGGTGTGGATCTGGCCGTGGACCGGGGCAGCCGGCTGGTGATCCTCGGCCTCAACGGGGCCGGCAAGACCACGTTGCTGCGCATCCTGGCGGGCGAGGAACAGCCGGATTCCGGCCGTGTGGTGCACGGGCACGGCCTGCGCCTGGGCTACTTCGCCCAGGAACACGACACCCTCGCCCGGGACCGCACGGTCCGGCAGAACCTGGCCGACGCGGCTCCGCAGCTGTCCGACGGTGAAGTCCGGGGTGTGCTGGGGGCGTTCCTGTTCTCCGGGGATGACGCCGACAAGCCGGCCGGGGTGCTGTCCGGCGGGGAGAAGACCCGGCTGGCGCTGGCCGGGCTGGTCCATTCCGGCGCGAACGTGCTGCTGCTGGACGAGCCGACCAACAACCTCGACCCCACCTCCCGCGGCGAGGTCCTGGCCGCGGTCGGCGGCTACCCCGGGGCCATCGTGATGGTCACGCACGACGAGGGCGCCATCGACGCCCTGCGCCCCGACCGCGTTCTGCTGCTGCCGGACGCGGACGAGGACCTGTGGAGTGAGGACTACCGCGACCTGGTCGCCCTCGCCTGA
- a CDS encoding chloramphenicol phosphotransferase CPT family protein has translation MTPGRIIFLNGTSSSGKSSIARELLDILEDGVFFHLAVDGFNAMRTKRELGSEELDAALRRTRMGFHRSIAAMAEVGNDVVVDHVLSEPWRLLDCLTVLPPEDVLFVGVHCPLDELARREASRGDRPPGLAAHQYDLVHGHGDYDLECDTSTAGPRACARRIKEFLPNRPSPTAFTRLRGRLLTGGGQGSRAAEPGLS, from the coding sequence ATGACACCTGGCCGGATCATTTTCCTCAACGGCACCTCCAGTTCAGGGAAGTCGAGCATCGCTCGGGAGCTTCTGGACATCCTGGAGGACGGCGTTTTCTTCCACTTGGCGGTCGACGGCTTCAACGCCATGCGTACCAAGCGGGAACTCGGGTCGGAGGAGCTCGACGCCGCGCTGCGGCGGACCAGGATGGGCTTCCACCGCTCGATCGCGGCCATGGCCGAGGTGGGCAACGACGTGGTGGTCGACCACGTGCTGAGTGAGCCGTGGCGACTGCTCGACTGCCTGACGGTGCTACCGCCCGAGGACGTACTGTTCGTCGGCGTGCACTGTCCGCTGGACGAACTCGCCCGCCGCGAGGCGTCCCGGGGCGACCGCCCGCCGGGGCTCGCGGCGCACCAGTACGACCTGGTGCACGGCCACGGCGACTACGACCTGGAGTGCGACACCAGTACCGCTGGCCCCCGCGCATGTGCCCGGCGGATCAAGGAGTTCCTCCCGAACCGCCCCTCCCCCACCGCCTTCACCCGCCTCCGCGGACGTCTTCTGACGGGCGGCGGCCAGGGATCGCGGGCGGCGGAGCCGGGCTTGTCCTGA
- a CDS encoding cellulase family glycosylhydrolase codes for MRPTSRVASAALAVAALLLGVLPAQARAHPDRAPDRVPDRVTVGDRTFIADDRGRALQWRGFNLADKSSRGTNAFADIHESDLRDMAGRGFNLARLAFFWDDLEPAPGHYDRGYLAKMRRILDWADRYHIKVILDAHQDVYGPHFGSRGVPDWATRDEGLPFEPIPDDWFSEYFEPSVQTAFDHLYKDADLRAAHARMWMTVAAALGRHPALLGYDLMNEPFAKFLEGEDLPAAAARFEATELTELWNRLARAIRLVDHRSWVFVEPTVIVGVGVPTRMGHIDDPHAGYAPHFYETAMETGGDYDPDGPFIPAYEAAISDYPTRHRMPVIVGEWGGNPYVPHASQFVTDMTASLDRFSSGWTWWQWCRGGGYCFLDRTGAAKPNAQLLVQPYAPAVAGDPLGFAYDPATRTYTLTFRTRDNAAGPTRIIVPRDTYPGGYRVDLHGSNASWDDHGQTVTVRTHGRAGDTYRVTISPR; via the coding sequence ATGCGCCCGACCTCCCGCGTCGCCTCCGCCGCCCTCGCCGTGGCCGCCCTCCTGCTCGGCGTCCTCCCCGCGCAGGCCCGGGCACACCCCGACCGTGCCCCCGACCGCGTCCCCGACCGCGTCACGGTCGGTGACCGCACCTTCATCGCCGATGACCGAGGCCGCGCGCTCCAGTGGCGCGGCTTCAACCTCGCCGACAAGAGCAGCCGAGGCACCAACGCGTTCGCCGACATCCACGAGAGCGACCTCAGGGACATGGCCGGCCGGGGCTTCAACCTCGCGCGTCTCGCGTTCTTCTGGGACGACCTCGAACCCGCCCCCGGGCACTACGACCGCGGTTACCTCGCCAAGATGCGCCGCATCCTCGACTGGGCCGACCGCTACCACATCAAGGTCATCCTCGACGCCCACCAGGACGTGTACGGCCCCCACTTCGGCTCCCGCGGCGTCCCCGACTGGGCCACCCGCGACGAGGGGTTACCGTTCGAGCCCATACCCGACGACTGGTTCTCCGAGTACTTCGAGCCGTCCGTACAGACCGCCTTCGACCACCTGTACAAGGACGCCGACCTCCGCGCCGCGCACGCGCGCATGTGGATGACGGTCGCCGCCGCCCTGGGCAGGCACCCGGCGCTGCTCGGTTACGACCTGATGAATGAGCCGTTCGCGAAGTTCCTCGAGGGCGAAGACCTCCCCGCCGCCGCGGCCCGCTTCGAGGCCACCGAGCTCACCGAGCTGTGGAACCGCCTCGCCCGGGCGATCCGCCTGGTCGACCACAGGTCGTGGGTCTTCGTCGAACCGACCGTCATCGTCGGTGTCGGCGTCCCGACCCGGATGGGCCACATCGACGACCCGCACGCCGGCTACGCGCCGCACTTCTACGAGACCGCGATGGAAACCGGTGGCGACTACGACCCCGACGGCCCCTTCATCCCCGCCTACGAGGCCGCGATCAGCGACTACCCGACCCGTCACCGCATGCCGGTGATCGTGGGGGAATGGGGCGGCAACCCCTACGTTCCACACGCAAGCCAGTTCGTCACCGACATGACGGCCTCCCTGGACCGCTTCTCCAGTGGCTGGACGTGGTGGCAGTGGTGCCGGGGCGGCGGCTACTGCTTCCTCGACCGGACGGGCGCCGCGAAACCCAACGCCCAGCTGCTCGTCCAGCCGTACGCGCCGGCCGTCGCGGGCGACCCGCTCGGGTTCGCGTACGACCCGGCCACCCGCACCTACACGCTCACCTTCCGCACCCGCGACAACGCCGCGGGGCCCACCCGAATCATCGTGCCCAGGGACACGTACCCGGGCGGCTACCGCGTCGATCTCCACGGCAGCAACGCCAGTTGGGACGACCACGGCCAGACCGTCACCGTGCGCACCCACGGCAGGGCCGGGGACACCTACAGGGTCACCATCAGCCCGAGGTAG
- a CDS encoding RNA polymerase sigma-70 factor, giving the protein MAEDAFTEHRPLLFTLAYEMLGSATDAEDVLQESYLRWRVVDQATVEHPRAYLVRTVTRQALNHLRAVRARREEYVGAWLPEPIRTAPEVSDDAILAESVSMALLLVLETLNPTERAVFVLHDVFGYPHGEIAASIGKSEVGVRQIAHRARRHVHARRRRFQPDSDDTRQIVRRFLHAAATGELQALMDVLAPEVVQISDGGGKVVAAHRPITGRADVARFVLRVSRDPAVLSHVEHATYNGMPAARFLAGGALDWLLAFEIHHGRITGLYGVRNPDKLHGAEALCPLDRGGPQPWKP; this is encoded by the coding sequence ATGGCTGAGGACGCGTTCACCGAGCACCGTCCGCTGCTGTTCACCCTCGCCTACGAGATGCTGGGCAGCGCCACCGACGCCGAGGACGTGCTGCAGGAGAGCTACCTGCGGTGGCGCGTGGTGGATCAGGCCACGGTCGAGCATCCGCGCGCCTACCTGGTCCGCACGGTGACCCGGCAGGCCCTCAATCACCTGCGGGCGGTCCGGGCCCGGCGCGAGGAATACGTCGGCGCATGGCTGCCCGAGCCCATCCGCACCGCGCCCGAGGTGAGCGACGACGCGATCCTGGCCGAGTCGGTGTCCATGGCCCTGCTGCTGGTGCTGGAGACACTGAACCCGACCGAGCGTGCGGTGTTCGTCCTGCACGACGTCTTCGGCTACCCCCACGGCGAGATCGCCGCCTCGATCGGGAAGAGCGAGGTCGGCGTCCGGCAGATCGCCCACCGCGCCCGTCGGCACGTCCACGCCCGGCGCCGCCGCTTCCAGCCCGATTCCGATGACACCCGCCAGATCGTCCGGCGGTTCCTGCACGCCGCGGCGACCGGCGAACTCCAGGCGTTGATGGACGTGCTGGCTCCCGAGGTCGTCCAGATCTCCGACGGCGGGGGGAAGGTGGTCGCCGCCCACCGCCCGATCACCGGCCGCGCCGACGTCGCCCGGTTCGTCCTCCGCGTGTCCCGCGACCCCGCCGTGCTGAGCCACGTCGAGCACGCCACCTACAACGGCATGCCCGCGGCGCGGTTCCTCGCCGGCGGCGCGCTCGACTGGCTGCTCGCCTTCGAGATCCACCACGGTCGTATCACCGGCCTCTACGGCGTACGCAACCCCGACAAGCTGCACGGCGCCGAAGCGCTGTGCCCCCTGGACAGAGGAGGACCACAGCCGTGGAAACCATGA
- a CDS encoding SRPBCC family protein yields METMTVERVIHAPIDAVFAWLTTTTNYTRSPLVLRCALTRRGEGAPYGVGAVRSHLWLMGWFRERITHYDPPHATEYVVERSLPPSRHELGRMTFTEADGGTQVRWITRAEVRLPLLGAPLTRLLVRPILTRTFHNILAAADVALTRRPGAVPGSPAGRVTRGRSRGTGPGR; encoded by the coding sequence GTGGAAACCATGACCGTCGAACGCGTCATCCACGCCCCGATCGACGCGGTGTTCGCGTGGCTCACCACGACCACCAACTACACGCGCTCGCCCCTGGTGCTGCGCTGCGCCCTGACCCGGCGCGGCGAGGGCGCGCCCTACGGCGTCGGCGCGGTGCGCAGCCACCTCTGGCTGATGGGCTGGTTCCGCGAACGCATCACCCACTACGACCCGCCCCACGCCACCGAGTACGTCGTGGAGCGCAGCCTGCCGCCTTCCCGGCACGAGCTCGGCCGCATGACGTTCACCGAGGCGGACGGCGGCACCCAGGTGCGCTGGATCACCCGCGCCGAGGTGCGCCTTCCGCTGCTCGGCGCACCCCTCACCCGGCTCCTCGTACGACCGATCCTCACCCGCACCTTCCACAACATCCTCGCCGCCGCCGACGTGGCGCTCACCCGACGTCCCGGGGCGGTGCCGGGCTCGCCGGCCGGCCGGGTCACGCGCGGGCGCAGTCGGGGCACAGGCCCCGGTAGGTGA